From the genome of Ananas comosus cultivar F153 linkage group 18, ASM154086v1, whole genome shotgun sequence, one region includes:
- the LOC109724436 gene encoding shaggy-related protein kinase alpha-like, protein MGSVGAMTSRYNNAASSSFGVEKLPDEMNEMKIRDDKDVEATVVDGNGTETGHIIVTTIGGRNGQPKQTISYMAERVVGQGSFGVVFQAKCLETGEAVAIKKVLQDKRYKNRELQTMRLLDHPNVIALKHCFFSTTEKDELYLNLVLEYVPETVHRVVKHYNKMGQRMPLLYVKLYMYQICRALAYIHGSIGVCHRDIKPHNLLVNPHTHQLKLCDFGSAKVLVKGEPNISYICSRYYRAPELIFGATEYTTAIDIWSAGCVLAELLLGHPLFPGESGVDQLVEIIKVLGTPTREEIKCMNPNYTEFKFPQIKAHPWHKVFHKRMPPEAVDLVSRLLQYSPKLRCTALEALIHPFFAELRDPNTRLPNGRFLPPLFNFKPHELKGVPTEIVTKLIPEHARKQCAFLGL, encoded by the exons ATGGGTTCGGTGGGTGCGATGACATCCAGGTATAATAACGCCGCTAGTTCGAGCTTTGGCGTGGAGAAATTGCCGGATGAGATGAACGAGATGAAAATTAGGGATGATAAG GATGTTGAAGCCACAGTTGTCGACGGGAATGGGACCGAAACCGGTCATATAATTGTGACAACTATTGGCGGCAGAAATGGCCAGCCAAAACAG ACAATTAGCTACATGGCCGAGCGGGTTGTGGGGCAGGGATCATTCGGAGTTGTTTTCCAG GCGAAGTGTTTGGAGACGGGTGAAGCAGTGGCCATAAAGAAGGTGCTTCAAGACAAGAGGTACAAGAACCGCGAGCTGCAAACCATGCGGCTACTCGACCACCCGAACGTGATCGCTCTGAAGCACTGCTTCTTCTCGACAACCGAGAAGGACGAGCTCTACCTCAACTTGGTACTCGAGTACGTGCCCGAGACGGTTCACCGAGTTGTGAAGCACTACAACAAGATGGGGCAGCGTATGCCGCTGTTATATGTGAAGCTTTATATGTATCAG ATTTGTCGAGCACTGGCGTACATTCATGGTAGCATTGGCGTGTGCCATAGAGACATCAAACCACATAATCTTCTG GTGAATCCGCATACTCACCAGCTGAAGCTGTGCGACTTCGGAAGTGCGAAAGTGTTG GTGAAAGGCGAGCCAAATATATCATACATCTGTTCTAGATACTACAGAGCTCCGGAGCTCATTTTTGGCGCGACTGAATACACTACGGCAATTGATATATGGTCCGCGGGGTGTGTACTTGCGGAACTCCTCCTTGGACAC CCTCTATTTCCTGGTGAGAGCGGAGTCGACCAGCTTGTCGAGATCATTAAG gttCTAGGTACTCCAACAAGAGAGGaaattaaatgcatgaatccaaaTTATACCGAGTTCAAATTTCCGCAAATCAAAGCTCACCCATGGCACAAG GTCTTCCATAAACGCATGCCGCCCGAAGCAGTCGATCTCGTCTCCAGGCTTCTCCAGTACTCGCCAAAACTGCGATGCACCGCC TTGGAGGCATTAATCCATCCCTTTTTCGCCGAGCTTCGAGACCCAAACACCCGCCTACCAAACGGCCGATTCCTCCCTCCGCTTTTCAATTTCAAGCCTCACG AGTTGAAGGGGGTGCCGACGGAGATTGTGACGAAGTTGATTCCCGAGCACGCGCGAAAGCAATGCGCCTTTCTAGGGTTATGA